In Hymenobacter volaticus, the genomic window CTCTTGTGGCTAGGTTGGCCGGTTCACCCTAGTCCTTTCTCAGCATTGACAGCCGTGCTGCTGGTAGCTTGGGTGCCGTATCTGCGCATGGAGCAGGTGTTGGTAGCACGCGGGGCTAGCGGCTGGAAAGTGTTCCGCTACACGTATTTGCTGCTGGTGCTGTGGAACGCCTTTACTACGTGGTGGGTGAGTTTCAGCACCTTAGGTGGTGGCATTGCTGCCGTGGTGCTCAACGCGCTGCTGATGTGCATCCCCACCATGGCGTTCTACCACACCAAGCGGTTGGCGGGTCCAAAGCTCGGCTATATTTCCCTCCCTATCTACTGGATTGCTTTCGAGCAGTTGCACCTGCATTGGGACCTGACTTGGCCCTGGCTCACCCTTGGCAACGGTTTCGCACAAGCCAACCAGTGGGTGCAGTGGTACGAATACACCGGCTTTCTAGGCGGTTCGTTATGGATATGGGTGGTAAGTATCCTGGTGTTCCGTGCTTTGTTTGGTATTCAAACCCCTGCGCCTTCCTCTCGCAGCAATCAGGCTTCCATCGCACATCAACCCGATAATGCTCCGCTTGGGCGGCCAGTGGCTGCCCGGTGGTTGGCGCCCATCTTGGCTGTATTGTTGCCCATGCTTGCTTCCTATGGCATCGGGGCTACTTATCAGGAGAAGGGCGAAACGGCCGAGGTAGTGGTAGTGCAGCCCAACGTCGATCCGTTCCTGGAGAAGTTCAGCAGCAACCCCAACTTCATTCCCTACGACCAGCAACTGACCCGCTTGCTCGGCCTTACCGAGCAGCAGCTTACGCCGCAAACCCGGCTGGTGCTCTGGCCGGAAACAGCGCTCGAAGAATCTTACTTCGAGCAAAATTTCGAGACAAATTCCAAGGTGATGCGGTTACGCAGCTGGCTAGCGCAGCACCCTGGCGTCGAGCTGATTACGGGCATGACCACCATCAAGATGTATGGTAGCACCAAGGAAATGGCCACGCCCACGGCTCGCTTCCGCGACGACGTTGGGTATTATGATGTCTTCAACACGGCGGTTCACTTCCCGAGTGCTACCGCTCCGGCCACGTTCTACCACAAGTCGCGCCTAGTGCCGGGCGTAGAGAAAGTGCCGGTAGTGCTAACCAAGCTCATTGCCAATATTGATTTAGGTGGTGTTGTTGGTTCGTATGGTAGCCAAGATGAGCGAACCGTGTTCAACACCAATACGCCTGCTTTGCGCCTCGCGCCCTCCATTTGCTACGAGTCGGTGTACGGCGACTTCATGGCTCAATACATCAAGAACGGGGCTACGCTTATCGGCATTATCACCAATGACGGTTGGTGGAGCGACTCACCCGGTCACAAGCAGCACTTCCAGTACGCCACTCTCCGCGCCATCGAAACCCGCCGCGACATTGCCCGCTCCGCCAACACGGGCATTTCGGGCTTCATCAACCAAAAAGGCGAAGTCCTGACGCGCACGGCTTGGTGGGAACAAGCTGTCAGCCGCCACGCCGTTCATCTCAACAAAGAGCTAACGTTCTATGTGCAGCACGGCGACCTAATAGGTCCCGCTACGCAGGTGCTGGCAGTGCTACTATTGGTGTTGGTGCTAGCTCGACGATTCAGCAAGAGTGTGGCCTAGGCTCGGCTTGTGCCTTACTTGTCGGGTTGCTGCTTATTTTCGAGCTACGGGTAGAACACCCATACGGGTTATGGTATACCTGCTCATCATTTACTTAGTCTTGTGGTTCTTGTACGGCACAAGCGCATGCTTTTGCCACATTTCTCCTTATGGATTACAACCAACTTAGCTTTCAGCTAGCCGCCGTTACCCGCCATGCGGGCCAGTTTATTCGCCAAGAAGCTGCCACCTTCGACCGGGGCCGCGTCGAAACCAAAGGCTTGCACGACCTAGTATCCTACGTAGATAAGGAAACGGAAAAGCTGCTCGTCGCTGGATTGCGTGAACTATTACCCGAGGCTGGTTTCATCACCGAGGAAGGCACCGAAGGCGCCGTGCAAGCCGACGAATACAACTGGATTATTGACCCACTCGACGGCACCACCAACTTTGTGCACGGCCTACCCTGCTACTCCGTGAGCGTCGCTCTAATGCATCACCAAGAGCTAGTTGCCGGGGTAGTGTACGAAGTGAACCGTGATGAATGCTTCCGCGCCGCCATCGGCTCCGGGGCCTTCTGCAACGAAATTCCGATTCACGTCAGCGACATTCCTGAGCTTGGCGGCTCTCTAGTAGCTACTGGCTTTCCCTACTATCAATTCGGCCAGCTGCCAAGCTACTTGCAGTTGTTGGGCGCTTTCATGGAACGCTCACATGGCGTCCGCCGCATGGGGTCCGCCGCCGTCGATTTGGCTTATGTAGCGGCCGGCCGTTTCGAGAGCTTCTTCGAATTCAACCTCAATTCCTACGACGTAGCTGCCGGTATTCTGCTCGTGCGCGAAGCCGGGGGTCGCGTCACGCAATTTCTGGAAGATGGGGACCCAATCTTTGGCCGCGAGCTGGTAGCCAGCAATGGCCACATTCACCAGGAAATGCAGGATACCATTCGGGAGTTCTGGCAAGTAAAAGCTTAAGCGCGAAAACACACTTCCCATGTTTAAACCGATGACTGGCAACTAGCTCCCTCTGAACGTCATGCTGAGCGCAGTCGAAGCATCTCGCTCGACTCGTTGAACTAGTTTGGGTTTACCATGCTAGCAAGATGCTTCGGCTGCGCTCAGCATGACGTTCTTCTAGCATTGTGCCGGGGATGCTTCAGTTCTGCAAGCAGACTTTGTAAACACATTGCAGCCAACCGCTTTTCAATTTGTTGCTTGCTCTACACTATTTCGGAGAGCAAATAAAATGCGGTAAACTTTTCCCATCATCTTGTAGTTTTGCAGGCATCATGTGGATTCAGACACTCATCATTGTGCTGCTTTTCGCCGGAGCCTCCTTTTATGTAGGACGCATTTTCTGGCGGGCATTTTTCGATAAATCCTCGGCGGGGTGCGCCAAGGGCTGTGGTGGCGCTTGCGGCACTATCGACGTCGATAGGCTGCAACGCACGATTGAGGCCGCGGCTGACCGCGGCGCGAAGTAGCCGGGTATTTCACTTTCTATATTTTTGGCAACCTGCCCCCGTACTGGCTCCGTATAGCCGGTACGGGGGTTTGTTTTAACGCCCTTTTAACGCTTCAGCTTTCCAACCGAACTCTACCATCATGCAAGACAAAGAAGAAGAACGCTCACTCATGAAAGTGGAAGAGAAGCTCAGCAAGGATGGTTTCACTGC contains:
- the lnt gene encoding apolipoprotein N-acyltransferase, whose amino-acid sequence is MATDASARAAYWQPSLLAFLGAGLLWLGWPVHPSPFSALTAVLLVAWVPYLRMEQVLVARGASGWKVFRYTYLLLVLWNAFTTWWVSFSTLGGGIAAVVLNALLMCIPTMAFYHTKRLAGPKLGYISLPIYWIAFEQLHLHWDLTWPWLTLGNGFAQANQWVQWYEYTGFLGGSLWIWVVSILVFRALFGIQTPAPSSRSNQASIAHQPDNAPLGRPVAARWLAPILAVLLPMLASYGIGATYQEKGETAEVVVVQPNVDPFLEKFSSNPNFIPYDQQLTRLLGLTEQQLTPQTRLVLWPETALEESYFEQNFETNSKVMRLRSWLAQHPGVELITGMTTIKMYGSTKEMATPTARFRDDVGYYDVFNTAVHFPSATAPATFYHKSRLVPGVEKVPVVLTKLIANIDLGGVVGSYGSQDERTVFNTNTPALRLAPSICYESVYGDFMAQYIKNGATLIGIITNDGWWSDSPGHKQHFQYATLRAIETRRDIARSANTGISGFINQKGEVLTRTAWWEQAVSRHAVHLNKELTFYVQHGDLIGPATQVLAVLLLVLVLARRFSKSVA
- a CDS encoding inositol monophosphatase family protein, whose amino-acid sequence is MDYNQLSFQLAAVTRHAGQFIRQEAATFDRGRVETKGLHDLVSYVDKETEKLLVAGLRELLPEAGFITEEGTEGAVQADEYNWIIDPLDGTTNFVHGLPCYSVSVALMHHQELVAGVVYEVNRDECFRAAIGSGAFCNEIPIHVSDIPELGGSLVATGFPYYQFGQLPSYLQLLGAFMERSHGVRRMGSAAVDLAYVAAGRFESFFEFNLNSYDVAAGILLVREAGGRVTQFLEDGDPIFGRELVASNGHIHQEMQDTIREFWQVKA
- a CDS encoding FeoB-associated Cys-rich membrane protein, producing MWIQTLIIVLLFAGASFYVGRIFWRAFFDKSSAGCAKGCGGACGTIDVDRLQRTIEAAADRGAK